The DNA window ACACCTGCTTCTCTATGGTCCTCCGGGGACAGGAAAGACATCCACCATTCTAGCCTGTGCGAAACAGCTCTACAAAGACAAAGAATTTGGCTCTATGGTCTTAGAGGTAATTAGGAGGGTTATTCTTACTCGACAAAGGCCTGCAGTCTCTTTTAGTTCTGctagttttgttttactttacaaTTAAGTTGTCCTGCTGGTGGTTGGGAAAGCAGCAGACATAAAATGAGATATTTCAATTCACTTTTTTCCTATAATTGACTTCAGTCTGGATTGGCGTTAGCTAGGAGGCAGCTAGCTGTAGGACTAGGTATTTTTCTTTGCTGCTGCCAACTTGTACCCAACACTCAGTGGTCACACAGTGAGTGGTCACTCAATTGCTGGCTGTCTCCCATGTGCCCCTCCAGATGGCATCTCCACATGCCGTGAAAAGAACTGGTTGCTGCAACCACTTCTTGTCCTGGAAGGCTGAGCTGTATGGACTACAAGCTCTCTTGCCCTCTGGCTCCTTGTTAGGTTTGGCCAATAGGGGCCTTggcaggagtgggggcaggggaggagaatgATGCCTGGTCCTGCCCTGGGGGCCACCATAGGCTGACAACATCCCCATCTACAGGGCACATCACATTGCCTTCTCCAGGTGTCAACGCCACTCCCCCATGAACCCCTTAAGACTTGGGGCTGGTAGTGGGCCCCAGTAGCCCCTGAGGTATTGCAGTTATTGCATAGCCCTTGTGGTTTCCCCACCCCGCACTAGCaccttttaaaatacttctttacCTAATTCTCTTTGAAGTACTGAATTTGAGTACCCCATCTGTTTACTGCTAGGACTTGACTAATACACTTAGATTACAAAATTCTAAGTATTTTCAATTGcaagaaaaaaactttatttttttgttccacaTCTTAGAACCTTGCTGATACACGTTCTTACCTCAATGTATTAAAAACTTGGTAACTTCTGGGTTGCGTTAGGTTGTGATAGCTAAACTTAGCATCATTCTGCTCATGTTAGAGGTGCCGTTCACTGACACCAGGCCAATTAATTATTCCTCCAGGGTATGCCAGTGATTGTCCTCGAAAGCGGGGAGGAAAATCAGTCTTTTGCCTTTCAGAATGTAATGATCTAGTGAGTTACAAGTTTTAAATACAAATGTGATCTTGCTTTTTTAATAGTGATTATCTCTTAGCTGTCATTAGACTTGGAGACCTAGCTTGCTGAGCTGTATTGATGAAAAGATACATTAATTCACAAACAGTACACCAACatgttctttatttattctgGCTTCTCTCTTCCTCATTTAGCTGAATGCTTCAGACGACCGAGGAATAGATATCGTTCGGGGACCAGTCCTGAGCTTTGCCAGCACAAGGACAATATTTAAGTAAGAAATATTTGCATAATTTCTCTCCCTAGAGGTTTTGATCAGTGAGATCTTAGGGCTTTTTTTAATTCTCCCCTATGCCAGTTtgtaaaggggaagaaaaatgacTCTGTCAAAAGCAGCCATGAAAAGGAGATAAAGTGCAGGGATGGtggtaaaaaatgttaaaaatgcaaatattgaaataaaaataaaatattatcaaagcCTATATTAACAAGTTCTTTGGGAAAGCATTAACTTCATTTTACTAGTTAACTGAGGACTGATTACATCCTAAGAGCTAGTTTGAATTGAGACAAAAATGAATTGAGATTAGGATGGATCACTAGgatagtggtaaaaaaaaaaaaagagataaaaagataGGCATGAGTgatggtgggggggcgggggaaacCGCACTAGAGAAATAAGATACTGTTTGGAAGAAATATGAAGTGCCAGAGGACTGTAACAAAAATATGGAAATCagacctcagtcccctttaaaagTTGAAGGACCGATGGGGGCATTTCCTCTGTTGTGACCATAGATGTCTACTTTGGTCAGAGTTCTAGGAGAAATGGACTCTGAAACAGGGCCTGATGGCACAAATGTGAAACTGTAGGTTTGGGCCTGGAAGTTGAAGTGATGAAGAAATCTTAAAACAATACCGTTTTCCTAGGAAAGGCTTTAAACTAGTGATACTGGACGAAGCTGATGCCATGACTCAAGATGCCCAGAATGCCTTGAGGAGAGGTAAGAAGAGCTCTTAAATACAGTGAGCTGGCTTAAACACACCAGAATTAGGAATTTTGGACATATGACATgctgattttccattttcattcacTTCTGGCTCAGAGAAATCTCTGTAAACTTTTTTCCATGTATCCCACCTGAGGgcaaaatgtctccattttaggGATTTCCTTTCAACAGCTTACAGACAGAAGCCCTGTTGGGACTTCTGGTGTTTCATTCTCTTCACCTGGCTTCGATTTCAGGGTTGGGAATTTTGCATCATTTGATGAAGGTTATGGAAAGCCTTTCATTCCTCAACTGCTGGCTAGACCACTCTGCTGTTGGTACCCTTAGATACAAAATAGCCACGAAAATTCCAGAAATTTAGTCATGCTCAGAAAGTACATAATTTGACAGGAGAATATTCTGTGGTTTGTCTGTTTTAAGGGGCCTGGGGCAGTTGATTTCTTTGAAAGGACATTCATAATCTCGTCAAGATTCTGAGGTAATCAGCTGAAAGAAAAGGATGATCTTTAGGAGTTCTGGGGAAAAGGAGTGGCTTGTGGCCAATGTTtaagagcaggaggaggaggacagaatATCTTCTGGTCCTAGCTTTGGCAGTCTTTCTTTAGCATCTTGTTCTGCAGAGTGACCGTCAGTCTGGGCAAATCCCTGTGCAGAAACATTGGGTACCTGCCGAATCAAACTGGCACCATGGGCATCTCTGAATTCAGGATATTGCTCTCTTTTATGCTCTAGGATTTTGAGACAAGGTCCACTGGAAAGTCTGTAAAAAGCCACACTTCTCCCCACCTGGTAGAaggtggagcatcatcctgccAAATACATTTTATCAAAAGGAGaggaatagccctggctggtgtgactcaagaggattgagtgctggcctgtaaaccaaagggttgccagttagattcccagtcagggcacatacctgggttctgagccaggtcctcagtaggaggcacacacattgatgtttctctgccttactttctccctccctccccctctctaaataaataaaatcttttaaaaaataaagacaggaatACTGGGTTTCATATTTCAATGGATGGGATAGCAAGAACACAGGAATGATGGTGAATCTTAAGTGTTTTTCATAAAATCCCGTGGAGGTGACATGTTGGTGGGCTTTTGGAAAGTGAGTGGGTGATTCCCAGTCCTGACCACCCCAGTGACACCCTCTCTTGTTAAGAGTAGCATCCTCACTTGTTTGCATTCTTAAATTCTTGTTAcattcttgttccctgtaccacTCACATGGCCACAGAAAAGTACAGGATTTCTTGGTCCTTGGATAAATCAGAATGGAGATGaggtagttttcttttctcttgccagTGATTgagaaatttactgaaaacacCAGATTTTGCCTCATTTGTAACTATCTGTCAAAGATCATCCCCGCCTTACAGTCCCGCTGTACAAGGTTCCGATTCGGTCCCCTGACTCCTGAACTGATGGTTCCACGCCTGGAACATGTTGTAGAAGAGGAGAAGTAAGTATATGGAAAAGCAGGAAAGGTGGGGGTCTTGGGAACCGAGTGTGGTATAAGTAGGGCTCTGGGATGACTGGGTGGTTTACATGTAAAGGTACTGTTTGTAAATGTCTGAGTAGGGTGCCTAGCATCAGGGtttgttagctgttgtcatttccTCTGGCATGTCATGACCATTCTTCGTAAAAGTCCTTTGGTTCTTCTCCTTTCATCCTCCTCCCCTGGAAGctgtcccagtttcctcctcttcttttgcCATTGGAAACTGCAAGCTGCCAAGTCCCAAATCCCTTCTGCTAAGATGCctctagcctttttttttttttttttttttttttttgactagaAGGGAAGGTACTGAGATATAACATTCTGCGTAATCAGGTGCTGAGCAACTAACTAGCCTAGCCTGAACTGCTGCTTATTTGAAAGGCGGTGCTTTGACTTTGCTCACACATCTCACCAGGGCTCTTTCCTCTCCAGACAGCAATGCTTGGTCCTAAATAAGGGTCTTTCTAGACCTTGAGTGGGCTGTGACTACTAATGTGAAGCCATCATCCCAAAATTCCAGTGAATTCTAGATCCTGTAGATCAGGAGAGTACTGTTAACTCCATCcttcccttttgtttttgtttgaaaaccTTAATCATTCCAGGCCATCTTGTTCCCTTGGTGAATGCTTGGGCTCTCATGGGCTTCTCAATCTCTTCTGCCTGTTTCCTTTCAGAATCGATATAAGTGAAGATGGGATGAAAGCACTTGTGACTCTTTCCAGTGGAGATATGCGACGGGCTCTGAACATTCTACAGGTACGATGCCACTCGTAGCAAATCTCAAGTCATTGCTTCAGAATAGTTCTTCAAGAAATGTATAAGCCACAGTACAACCAGTCTGTAAATCCCATAATCTAGAACTGGTAAGACCTTGATCTCAACATGTGTCaatgacccctccccccaacccctttgTGTTTCGATTAATTGAAAGAATAATTTGTTGCAAACCAGGGAGAGATAGGGAAGGATTCTGCAGCTATAACACAGCCAACAGAGAGAGCATCCTCCGATGAGGCCAGCTCACCCAGTGTAAATAGACAGGGTTCGAGCTCTTCTGTACCCTTGTAATGCTGCTGTCTGCCTACATCGCCATCTTCCTACATCAGCAGTTTCCTCCTGACCTGCCTGCAACTTGGCAGCTGCTGTGACTGCCACTGTGATTCTCTCCATCTGCACAGAGCACCAATATGGCCTTTGGGAAAGTGACAGAGGAGACTGTCTACACCTGCACAGGGCACCCACTCAAGTCAGACATTGCTAACATTCTGGACTGGATGTTGAATCAAGACTTCACCACAGCCTACAGAAGTATCCTTTCTCGTGTCCTGCCAACAGTAATTCAAGTGTCCAAGGCCTGAACTCCACCCCAGGAGCTACAGCTAGCACCTATACCTTACCGGCAAAACAGTTGCCTGTGTGTGACTTTGGTCAGCTTGCTGTAGGAGTAAGGTGGCTGTGGGTGGAGTGGATACTTGTCTTTAATGCCCCAGAGTTCTTCCTGAAGGGTTCTGACCTAGGGACAACTTGAGGTCACTTTACTcacagatggaagagatgcagtCTTTTTCCTATAGTCCctgtaatttgtttttctgtgaaatcATAAGTGAGGTGTTGTAATATAAAGCCTTCTGGGAAATGCATTTCATCCTATTCTCTACTAGAGGTACAACTCTTTTAGAAAGCTCTTATTGAAGATGAAAACAAGAATTAGGGCTCAACATGTGCAGTTTCAGATTGAAAGAAACAACTGCTGAGGCTATAGACCCTACTTTCTAAAGTCACTCACCAGGGTTAGGATTCAAAATTCTCTGCAGCGTGTTTGTTCTGGAACTTGTTCCCTTTGCCTTAACCTCTCCTCTGCAGATA is part of the Desmodus rotundus isolate HL8 chromosome 7, HLdesRot8A.1, whole genome shotgun sequence genome and encodes:
- the RFC5 gene encoding replication factor C subunit 5, with protein sequence MESSAHKQQQPLASKIRNLPWVEKYRPQTLDDLISHQDILSTIQKFISEDRLPHLLLYGPPGTGKTSTILACAKQLYKDKEFGSMVLELNASDDRGIDIVRGPVLSFASTRTIFKKGFKLVILDEADAMTQDAQNALRRVIEKFTENTRFCLICNYLSKIIPALQSRCTRFRFGPLTPELMVPRLEHVVEEEKIDISEDGMKALVTLSSGDMRRALNILQSTNMAFGKVTEETVYTCTGHPLKSDIANILDWMLNQDFTTAYRNIMELKTLKGLALHDILTEIHLFVHRVDFPSSVRIHLLTKMAEIEYRLSVGTNEKIQLSSLIAAFQVTRDLIVTEA